The Zea mays cultivar B73 chromosome 7, Zm-B73-REFERENCE-NAM-5.0, whole genome shotgun sequence DNA segment gggcgaggattcaggtaataatccccctcaaaagactcatgcgcggactgtccggatacgtacccggaccgtccgtgattatatgcggaccgtccgtcgttgtatgcggaccgtccgactggatagtttaaattcggtgccctatgtggtggctcgggtgcgtgtctaggtaactcataaaaaatgggcccggctgtggctgacccggacggtccgcgctcgcgagcggacggtccggacatgtgtagatcggctggtttactgccgatttgcgtttgctcagggtacgtgtccatcggcatcccataagggggttgtgactggtcgtgacaacctttaaccgatgtattacgtgtattatctcctaattcaacctcgtgtgaaggaaaatttgctatactagatttatcaaatgcacgtactagtctcctacaatcgttttgcataacccctatgatattttgcatctgttctcgctgttcgtctatgtaagctttaagagattggagttcgttggtgctacttacatttggggtaatcgtagtaggtcggagcgaagccagatctgtcgcccgttgtcgaacgactttgttgttcctgtccactttgaagtcagccaggaacttcgcctttgcttcttggatcagctgctcctggcgctcctcgaacaggagctgttcttcagccggcaaggcttcccatgtcggtgtgatgatattgctggtggaaacctcagagctatcttttgaaccggccattgagggccgatttgataggtctatatgtgttgtccccagcggagtcgccaaaaagtatgttgacgctttttcggagcgccaaatactcaagaagaaccggcggcggtgctctctggtcaggcgcggacggtccgtggcctgaggccggacggtccgcgacctggcacaggggctagggtttcctgcgtgacggccggacggtccgcgccctggggccggacggtccgcgtgtgcgcaggggcggcggaagatcgccggcggcgcctggatctcgctcccggaagggaccccgtcggggaggagagatcctaggggttgtctaggctcgggccgaccgacctagactcctctaatcggcgtagagtcgaagagaggcgaagaatttggggatcgagaggctaaactagaactagactagaactactcctaattgtactggaaataaatgcgaatagaagttgtattgattcgattgttgattacaaatcggccgtatacccctctatttatagaggaggggggctggaccctttacaaactaatttccgagcttatcccatgattttagctaacaaccatagcacaaaactcggaaccctaatctgttctgcgcacgcgcggaccgtccggaccgcggaccgtccggcctcagggccggacagtccgccggctcatTTTGGTGTCAAACAGCGTGTATGCAATCAGCCCAGAGCAAAGTCATAGCCATATTATATAGATTGATGTTCTCTATTCGTAACTATAATTCTTTTATTATCACAAATATCGTTTCGTTATAGGTTTAGAAAATCCTAGGGCATAGAAAGACAAAAGAGGTATGCATGTAGACTCCCTAGTCCTTactactactttaaaatgtgttCTCTCCAACGGTACACGAGTGCCTTAACACATTACACATAGCTCCCCATAAAACTGGAATAACTTATCCACCGTCCGGTCTCCATCCAACGCCCAGGAAAATCCCAATCACAAATTCCCTGAACCATTTAATCCCGAGTCAGACTTCCTGTACCCACTGTCACCGGGCCCAAAGATACCATTACGCCCACCTGTCAGAAGCCGCACCCGCTGTAGCCCCATGTGAACGCTGCGACCGAGGCGGCCTCCCACTCACGTGCTTCGCGCGTGCGGCTGATAGAGGAAAGAAACCCGAAACCCTTGTGGTCGTCTCGGCACCCCTCTCCGCTTCGAAACCCCCGACGCGAAGGAAGCTAGGGAACCCTCGCGAGTCGCGTTGCCTCGCCCCCGTCCCCTTCAGCTGGCCCGCCGCCGCCTCGAATCCGCCCTGGCTCGGAGGGCCTCGCGCCCCCACGGATCGGATTCTCGAGGTTAGCACCTGGCGGCGACGGGCTCGGGATTTCCCCCTGTTTTTTCGTGATGATTTTGGTCTCATTTTCGTGGGGTTTTAGCTCGGGCATCTGGCGTTGGGTGGGGTTTTGTTATTAGGTTGTATGATTTTTTGATGATTCGTGGTTGGTTGACTGGAGTTTGGTGGGGGCGGATTCGTACTATTGTTCATGGGTTTGATTTTTTTTCCTGGGAATTTTTTGGGGACTGTTTGGTGTGGAAAAAAAACAGCCGGTACCATTTTGTAATGCACTAGAGGTAAATCTGCTATTGTTTGATATCTTATCTGTGTATATGCAGGTTGGTGGATTTGGGGCTAGGGTTTGGGGATTGACTACAATCGTGGGGTTGTTTGGCGTAATTTGAGGAGCAATGTACAACATGGTTAGGAAGTGGACCTGAGGAGGACGGAGGGATGGTGGCGATGGAGGGTAAGGGGGACGCGTCAGTGACGCCGGTGAGGACTAGTGACCGGCTGCGGCAGCGTCCAAAGTACTATGCTCGTGGCTATATGTACTACAATCCAGCCATGAGGAAGAAGGTTAAGTCTAAGAAGCGAACTGCTGCATCACAGATTGCTAAGAAACTGCTTCGCAAGCCAGCTGCACGGCCACCACCTGCCGATGTAAGCTAATTTGTCTGCCTATGCCTAATGAGCCTCTGTTCTCACTTGTTCTTTGTGGTTATCTGTTTGTATTGATAACTACATGTGTGGGAGTGGCAATGTGTGCGTGCGTTTTACAGAATGTTAGTATTTATGCATCATTTTGAATTTTTAAAACCTGCGTGTGTAGCAGTGAATTCAGTAGCCTTGATGGGTGTGCTTAGGGCGTACCCAGTGccgtaggcttcccgcactgtgcggggtctggggaagggtatctttaagcgccaagccttacccgcataatatgcagaggctgggGCTCGAACCCGGGACCTTCCGGTTACAGACGGTAGGCTCTACCGCTGCACCAGGCCCGCCCTTCGATGGGTGTGCTTGATGGTGTTATTTCTAAATGGAATTGATTGAGTAATACTGTATTCCTTTAGTCTTATTGTCACTTATAGGTGTAAGTAAAATAGATTACCAATTAACAGCTAGCTAAGATGGATCAGGTTCAGGTCTATCGTGTGTAGGCCTAAATATCTGATAAGTTCACTGTTTTTATGCTGGAATGTTGGATAATTAGTAGTTTGGAGGTCCTGCATGCATATAACATTTTGGTTGAGTTGAATGCCTGCTATCTCTTTCATTTCTGTGTAGTTTGTGCTGTGTCTGACATTGTTTTCAGGTCGGGCAACCAGCTGGTCGTTCCAGAGGACCGACCAGGCACCTAATCGCGAATAGGGCGACGATTAGGACACCTAATCGGTCCTGGTCGACCTCTGGTCGTCCCCTAACCGTCCTATATACTTCTGGACATATGTATATATAATATGATATATGTATATATAAGCAATACTGCAATAGGTATTATATAAGTCTGAAATTGATACTGAGTAACAGATTGAAAGGCAATATAGGCATATAACACTATAGCAGAACTGAAACTGAAATATTGAATACAACGCTACAAGCAGTAATGCAGTACCTGAGTATATGCATTTCTTCTGTAGTGGGTTGTCAACCTTTATAATGACTCTGCTTTTTTTTGCTCATTAATCTTCTAGAAACCAATTTTAAAGAGCATTTTTAGGGTGGGTGTGTTTCTAGAAGAAAAAAAAATTTCAGTGTGGGTTTAAGGGTTCGTGACATCACTATATAGGGTCAAAACAGACCTTTGAAGTCGGTTCTGTATATTTTTGTCTCTTTCCTGATTTGTTGCTCACTGAAAGTACTACCTCTGTCAAAAAAAAAAACTCGGCCGGTAGGGGAAAAACCGCCCCCACGGCATTATATTAAAAAGTTCAATCAGAGCCCCGACCGAGAAAGGTCACGAAAGCTGCCCCCTCCCCCAGTACAGCATGAGGGTCTGCCCCTATAGGCCGGATCTTTACTCGTTCTTTGAGCCCTCCCAGCCCCTACACGAGGATCCGCCCCCATAGGTCAGTCCATCTCATGCGCACACAACCAGAGAACCAGCGAGTGACCTTTTTAAACCTTagtctgaaattcgctcccactggGATTCGAGCTCAGGACAAGCGCtacgctactcagaccacctaaccaactcagctagaggccttTTCACCTACCTCTGTTCCAATATGAAAGTCATTTTAGTTTTGTCCTAAGTCAAACGTCTCTATCCTTGATCAAGTTTATAAAAATCGATTGAATATTTACAACTCCAAATTAGTTTCATTAATTAATGATTAAATCCTCCATGAAGTGTCCTGTTAATGCATTTATTTGGCACTGTGGATTCTACTATATTTTCTACAAACTTGATCAAAGCTAGTAAACAGCTTACATTTTGGAAAGAATGAATTGTTATTTATCAAAATTCCTCGTTAATGAAATCTAACAGTGGTTGCTTTCATGATTATATTTTAAATCTATCTTATTTAATTGATTTATCTGGTTGTTAGTTTATTTATCTGTAGTCATGATTGAAAATCCGCATCGCTTATGTAGCAGCTTTTGCTATGAGGATATTATTTATCTGGTTCCATGtcgcgcacacacacacacacacaaaaactAGATTGACAATAGTCTTTTATTGGTACGATATATTTTAACGTTAACCAATTGTTCATCTGTTCCTTTTTCTGAAAGAGTAGAATTCACCAGTGGATCACTCAAGGTTCAAACCTACCCAGTTAATGTTGATTACCTAATCAATGCTAAAATATCACCATGGAGCCACAtgttgttttgtgacatcatcttTCTCTCACAGACAGGTAAACACATGCTAATTAGTGATATTTTGACCTTGTGTGGCGCAATCAGCGAGTTCAGGGACCCATATCTGTAAATTAGAAGTATAGGGACCTAGGTGACACCACAGAACAAGTTTGAGGACAGCTGTTGCATAATATGAAGGACTGCTGTGTTTTGACTCCATTTTTTTGTGCTCAGTTGGCTAGCTTATGATGATTTCCTTTATAGTGTGTTGCAGCAAATTTGCGCCGTTCAACGAGAAAGCGAAGGATTTCTGTAAATCTGGAGGGCTATGATACAGATAGTTCCAGTATGGAAGATGACGATCTTATGGTAAGTTTCTACATTTGCTTAAAAGTTACTTGTTAACATTAGTACCCTCTGTTCGAACTGGCAACTAAAATTTTAAATTCATACCCTTAGTTTTGCCACCTTCCTCATTTTTACCCTTAGTCGTATTTTTTGCTCAGTTTTGCCCTTCTGCTCTATAGCACTGGAAGGGATGAGCAAAAGGCACGACTAAGGGTAAAAATGAGGATACCAACAAAACTAAGGGCACCACCTTAAAAAACCGTATTACTTAATCATCTCACATTTCTCTACAGAGACCTAGATATCGATCTTCAAAGAGTAAGGGGGGAAACAATGCTGCACATAATGAAGTGTCAGCTAGACCAAAGCGCCAGAAGTTGTCTAACTCCATACCTCGTCGTGAAGGTTTACGGCCTAGAAGATCTTTGCGAGGACAAAGACTGCATCCATACCATGAATCTGAGGATGACCAGGAAAGCTCTGATGAACAAGGTGCAGAAGATCAAAGAGAAAATGGCAATGAGATTGAAGAGGATGTTGGTGATGAGGAGGAGGTTGATGGAGGTGATGAAGCTGAAGGAGATGGAGATGACGAAGATGGTGAGGAAGAGCAAGAAGGAAGGAGGAGATATGATTTAAGGGAACGTTCAGAGGTTCGTAGACCATCCCCTCGTAAGGAAGGAAAGCACAGACCACAATCTCCTCGTAGAGTACTAGTTCACGGAATTGGTCCAAAGAACAGCAAGTATTTAAAAAAAGGTGGGTCGCGCATGCATAAGCGCCCTCGTTTCTCTTTGCCAGATGATTCAGATGATTCCCTTCTTGTGGATGAGCCGGACGAGGGCCCATCCATGCCATGGATGCGCAGTGGGAGGGGAAGTATGCCATGGTTGATGGGTGGGTTGGACATGCATAGTCCAGCAGCATGGGGCCTGAGTGTTGGAGCATCTGGTTGGGGTCATCAGGGTGACACTTCTACTTCACTCATGCCTGGGGTGCAAACTGCTGGACCAAGTTCTAAGGGAGGAGCCGACATTCAACCTCTGCAGGTTGACGAGAATGTGAGCTTTAAAGATATAGGTGGACTTTCGGAGTACATTGATGCTCTAAAGGAAATGGTTTTCTTTCCATTATTGTATCCAGATTTTTTTGCAAACTATCACATCACTCCTCCCAGAGGTGTTCTGCTTTGTGGCCCACCAGGCACAGGAAAAACATTGATTGCCCGTGCCTTAGCCTGTGCTGCCTCTAAAGCTGGCCAGAAGGTCAGTTTTTATATGCGCAAAGGAGCTGATGTTCTTAGTAAATGGGTGGGTGAGGCTGAAAGGCAGCTAAAGTTACTTTTTGAGGAAGCTCAAAAGAATCAGCCGTCAATTATATTTTTTGATGAAATAGATGGCCTGGCACCTGTGAGGTCTAGCAAGCAAGAGCAGATTCACAATTCAATTGTTTCGACATTGCTTGCTTTGATGGATGGCCTTGATTCACGTGGGCAAGTTGTTTTGATTGGAGCAACTAACAGAATTGATGCCATTGATGGAGCATTGCGTAGACCTGGCCGATTTGATCGTGAGTTTTATTTTCCTTTACCTGGCTATGAGGCTCGAGCAGAAATACTGGATATTCATACAAGGAAATGGAAGGATCCTCCACCGAAGGAACTAAAGATGGAACTTGCTGCTAGCTGTGTGGGCTATTGTGGAGCTGATTTGAAGGCATTATGTACAGAAGCAGCTATTAGAGCATTTAGAGAGAAGTATCCTCAGGTCTACACTAGTGATGACAAGTTTGTCATTGATGTTGATTCGGTCAGTGTCGAGAAGTACCACTTTTTGGAAGCTATGTCTACAATAACTCCTGCTGCTCACAGGGGATCTATTGTGCATTCAAGGCCACTTTCAACAGTTATCGCTCCATGTCTGAAGAGTCATCTTGAGAAAATAATGGAACATATTTCTGATATTTTCCCTTTCCTTTCATCCATAGATTTTAGCAAGTTCTCTGCTCTCTCCTATGGATCTTCCATCCCTCTTGTTTATAGACCTCGCCTTTTGATATGTGGTGGTGAAAGTGTCGGACTGGTACGACTGCTCCTCTCAATAATAGATGGTATCATATTAAGCGCTTTTCCGTTTCACTGTCTGATGTGTTTTTGGCTTAGCAGGATCATGTGGGACCAGCTGTTTTGCATGAGCTTGAGAAGTTCTCTGTTCACTCTTTGGGACTGCCGTCTCTTCTCTCTGATCCAAGTGCGAAGACACCTGAAGAAGCTCTTGTGCATATCTTTGGGGAAGCCAAGAGAACAACCCCGTCCATTCTATACATACCTCAGTTCCATCTTTGGTGGGATACGGTTAGTAGACTCTAGACACAGTTTTATTATTTGAAGTTTGTTGCTTTGACATAATTCTGACAATGTTTAATAATGATCATCTAGTCAAGTACTTTCTTTATGTTACAGGCACACGAACAACTAAGGGCTGTGTTGTTGACTCTGTTGAACGAGTTGCCCTCCAACCTTCCAGTTTTATTGCTTGGAACATCATCAGTGGTTTTTACTGACCTTGAAGAAGAGTGTGCTTCCATATTCTCTTCTCGCAATGTGTAGGTTCCTTGCCAAATGTTTTTTTCTACTTTTCCTGGGTTGTGTTGGCTTTGCCCTTGATGATGTAAGCTAGATACAACGTGATCATTGCCTACCTATTACTTAGATTGATTAGTTCTCCATCATTTACTATTTCTTTCTTACTGATCTTTTATTATTGTTCTTGTACTTTGACTATTAATCTCTGTAAATGGTATTGCTGTGATGGTAGGCACATAATTGAGGTAAAAGTTTGTTTCCTTTTCATTAACTTGTGTACTTTAGTTCTTTGTATAACATTTTATTTGCGAACCTTTCACCTGCTTCATGTCATGATCACTGGATTTTCTCATATCTTATCTTTCACCATGAAAATTAAAATCTTTGTTTGATATAGGTATCAAGTGGATCAACCAAGTTTTGACGATAGATTGAGGTACTTCAGTATATTGTTTGAGTCATTGCTCTCTTTCCAAATGGAAGAATCAAGAAACAAGTCAAAGAAACAGAAGTCTGCTATTGACCTTCCCAAAGCCCCGAAAGAAGTGGAGGGCCCTAAGGTTTCTGAGCTAAAGGCTAGGGCAGAAGCTGAGCAGCATGCTGTTCGTCGAATGAGGATGTGCCTCCGAGATATCTGTAATCGGTATGCAGTTTACTCTAATTAATAATTACAGAAGCTGTGATATTTCAAAATCATAAAATCTACCTTGACTTTGGTTAGAGACACAAGTGCTTGTGTTGGTATCTTTTTATTTTCCCCCTTTATCCCTTGCAATCTTGTCACAGTATTGAGTATTGTTAAATTGGCTTTTGGAACCTGATAGATCTAGCTAATAGTGTGACTGCTTATCTTTTCAGCATTTTGTACAACAAAAGGTTCAATGTATTTCACTTCCCAGTATTAGAAGATGAGGTGCCTGACTATCGATCAATAATCCACAAGCCTATGGATATGGCTACTGTCTTGCAGCGGGTGGACTCTGGACAGTACCTTACCAGGGCAGCATTTATAAAGGATATTGATCTTATTGTCtcaaacgcaaaggtacatctttTGGTGAACTTAGTTTCTTGATTCATGTTTGCATATGTTATGGCCCTACATTGCACAAGTACATTACAATTCAGTGGTGGGAGTTGTGAGGATGACAGCTTAAATAATGGCAAGCTTCCACTTGTGTGACCTACACAGACTTACAACGGGGATGACTACAATGGATCTAGGATTGTCAGTAGAGCATGTGAACTCAGAGATGTGGTATCTTGTTTGTTCTCACTTTCTCCTACATTAGACTGTTGACAATGCCTCTACAGATTATCGTTGTTGTGTCTAATGAACCTCTTTTTGGCCAGGTCCAAGGCATGTTGTCACAAATGGACCCATCTTTGGTGTCCTTCTGTGATAAAATTGCTTCACAAGGGGGGCCACTGCAGGCTGTGGATGATGAAGATAGAGCTATTCTTCAAGCAGCACCTGTTGCTCAGCTGGTTTCTGGTACTAGAATAAGTGCAAGGCTTCGAAATGTACAGCCTGAAGTAAACCTGTCACAAAGTTATGAAGTGCTAAGGCGGCAAAAGAAAAGTGCAGAAAATGAACAAAGTCAGTTTTACGATCTGAACTATAACACTTGCATTTGCTTGTTAACTGTGATTGCAATGATTATGGAAAATATTGAACTGTCGTTTCAGGCATGACTAGAGATGAAAAGTCTCCTGAAGATGTAGATTTGTCGAAGCCAACTGACGCAGAAGAAGCTGCAAAAGAACCAGAGTCAAATGGCACTACGAAAGAAGCCAACGATTCACCAGCCAAAGAACCAGAAGTATCTACTTCCCCTGAACCCATGGAGAGTGACAACGGCAAAATTGCCGCGGCTACTGGCGACGACTTGTTAGAACAGCTAGAAGCCCTGAAGCAACGCTTCATGGAACTCACTGCAAGCTATGGCGTGCCGCAGCTCGAGAGGCTGTATTCCAAGATAATGAAAGGAGCAATAGAGTTGACAAGTAAAGAAAGCAACGAGGATCATAGGCGGTTAGTAGTTAGGTATTTGTGGACATTCGTTGAGAACAGCAACAATTTTTAACCTGGCGCCAATAAGATTCTTGTTTTCCTTGTACATCCTCTTTGGAACGAAACAATAGTAGCCGTTCATCTTGGGAGTTGTCCCCGTTCCATGCCTTGTAACAAATCTTCCAAATGCTCTAGTGTCAGTGACACAGTTTTGCCATGAAATGATGTAGCAAGTGAACCCTTCCTAGATTTGTACCTcagtttgatgaatttatgaggTGGAATTCCCTCTTAATGCATAACATGTGTTACCATGCTTGTTATcttaggccatgtttggtttgaggggctaaaaattagtccctgtaTTTTAGTTCCATTTAGTTTTTAAACTACCAAAAAGTGGGACTAAAGTAGGAACTAAAACAGTTTGTCTTTATTTCCTTAAACGGTGACTAAAAAAGATTAAATCATATAAATTTCACTTTGTTCCTCTTTTATTTCAGTTACAATACGAGAGAATACTAAAGAGTATTTTAGTCCTCTTATAATTTATTTAATACGTTTTTAATACTTTGAGTCTCGTAACTAAACTTTACTCTGACTAAAGAACCAAACATGCCCAGTTTTCTCATTGCGCTTTCTCATCGTATCTGATGTAAGATATTGTTTTTGTCAGTCGTATCTGATGTAAGATATTGTTTTTGTCAGAGATTGGGAACTTGGACGGAGAAGCTCACTCATGGAAAACTTGGCCTTTGCCTACACAGTTTGCGCCTCTGCTAGAGTCTACCAAGTGATGCTCATCACTCGCAGACGGCACAAACAAGTTTTCACAAATTATAAAGCAAAAGAATGACACAGTAAAAAAAAAACAGAGTTAGCATTCCAAGTTCTCCACATAGCACAATCAACACAAAAACGGCATCTGAGAACACAACCGCACAATCCATTTTTAGTGACCAAATATTGGAATTAAACTTCCTGAACCATACGCATGTCATACAAGCAAATGCAGAGTTCCAGTTATGTTCAGAACAAACGTTCACAAGGGTTTTGATTTCAGCAGCACAGATTGCTCTCCCCTAAGTTCATGGCATGATACGCGGCATGCAGAGCATAAATCTACCATGATCCCACAGCGCCCTGGGCTGGGTTTTCGAAGTGAGTGAAGCCCCAGTAGGTCTTCAAGGAATATGGTGGGTAGATGGTTGATCCTTCACTTGTGATCTTGGCAATCTGTAATTCAACAACAGGTTAGAGCAATCTGTAATCATAAAATGAAAATTTGCTGAATGTGTAACCAAGATCAATAGGTTCATACCTGGAATTTGTTGATAGATGATCTGTCTCGGTACAGCAAGACCACCAAGCACTTCTCAACCAGCTTAACAGCTTCTTCAAAAGTCATATCATCGCGCCATTCAGCACGGAGTATCGGGATTGCCATATGATTTCCAAATCCAGTAGCGACATGGTTTTCCTCGAAGTGGGTACCAATCATGTTAACCTGCACAGGCCAATAATTAGGCATAGGATGTTGACAAACCAAAACCAATGAATAAGTGGTGCTATCATTTTGAAGAAAATCCTACCATCCCAAGATACTTCTCATCACCCTTTGGACCCTTTTTCACCCCACCAAGTACAAGTGAGTTCCAGAGAGGATCAAACTTGTTGCGCCGGTTGTACATCACTCTTGTCAAATAGCTGTGGATCTCTTTGGGGCCCAGCGAGTTTCCATCATCCCACATATGATCAGACAGACTGAAAAGAATGGGAAAATGACGTGTTTGAAATTTCCGTAGCATTAGAAAGAGAAACATGGGTTCCCCATACAATCATTATGAAGATCCATATTTAATCCTTAGTGATGGAACTTACGTTAGTTCATCCAAATAGCGCAAAATCTCCTGGAAGTCACTGAACTCTCCGCTTGCTCCAATGATGCTATGCTTGCCAACTGCCTTAATGCGTTCCACACTCTTGTATCTCAAAGTTGATCCATAAGAGGCTGCAAAGAGAAGATAAGACTAAGTTCCCCATCAAGATAATGGTAATTATCTGTGCAGAAGAACTGGGACCAACCTCCAGTGTCACATGCCATGATCACACCATCCTTGTATTTCAAGGCAATGACTGAATTACCAGTCACATACGGATACCTGTTAATGTGAGACAATGTCAGGAGCAAATCATGTGAATTGATAAACATGTCAAAAACGAAAGCATCATAATATAACTTAGATAAGTTGAATAGAAGTGCCACACTATAAGAAGCTTGAAAACTGCAACCATTCTGAAAAAAAAAAGATCTAGGAAACAATTTCATATAGCCATAACAGAGAGGCTATTGGAAACATAGACAAAGACTACACTTCGAACATAGCATACTGTAAGAAACTGGTTGTACACTTTCACAAAAGCATACATACTAAGTAAACTAAGTCCAATTCTGTTAGCGTGTTGTGTTCTGTATCACTGTATTGGACCTTGGCCCATGTATATGTACGTGTATATATTAATATACCCCTGCCCAAATTAGGGTTAGAGTTTCTATTCTTCAATATGGTACCTAGCCACAGTCTTAGTCCTCCCTCCCCCCAACACCTACTCCGAGCGCCGGCTGCTCCTCCCCCATGGCTGCCGGCGCCCCCTCCCCCACCACCTGCCCTCAACCGCGGCCAGCGATCCTCTCGCCCTCTCAGCAGCACCAGCGGCCGGCCGCTCGCGATGCCCCTCCCCGGTCTCGCTGTCGCCTCTCCTCTCCTTCGACATGTAGTCGGCCCGCCTCCTCACTAGAGAGCCTCTGGCCGCCGCTCCATCCCCAAGCCGGCAAAATCTACAGTCGGCAGTGCTGGTGCACTCCGACACGCCCCTGCCTTGTGGCTCGCGCCCAGCCTTCTCCTGGCTGCTCCATCCTCCCTGCCACCGGCCAGCACAACCTCCCGCACAGGCCAGCACAATCTCCCGCACAGGCCAGCACCCCAAGCCCGCACCCGACCTCCCCTCCCTGCCAGTGGGACACACCACCCTGATCTGGCTAAGGCAACAAGTGTTGTGTCGGGCGAGGCGATGGGAGGTGCCAAGGACATCGCCTCGAGGAGATCAGAGCGAACTTCGACGAAGGGGGAGTGGCCATTGTCGCTTGATGAAAGCGCGCATGAGCTTGTAGAGCTCTTAAGAGCATGCAACAAGTTGATAGTGAGCGAGCAGTCATAAACCGCTTCGCCAAG contains these protein-coding regions:
- the LOC541979 gene encoding bromodomain protein 103, translated to MVAMEGKGDASVTPVRTSDRLRQRPKYYARGYMYYNPAMRKKVKSKKRTAASQIAKKLLRKPAARPPPADCVAANLRRSTRKRRISVNLEGYDTDSSSMEDDDLMRPRYRSSKSKGGNNAAHNEVSARPKRQKLSNSIPRREGLRPRRSLRGQRLHPYHESEDDQESSDEQGAEDQRENGNEIEEDVGDEEEVDGGDEAEGDGDDEDGEEEQEGRRRYDLRERSEVRRPSPRKEGKHRPQSPRRVLVHGIGPKNSKYLKKGGSRMHKRPRFSLPDDSDDSLLVDEPDEGPSMPWMRSGRGSMPWLMGGLDMHSPAAWGLSVGASGWGHQGDTSTSLMPGVQTAGPSSKGGADIQPLQVDENVSFKDIGGLSEYIDALKEMVFFPLLYPDFFANYHITPPRGVLLCGPPGTGKTLIARALACAASKAGQKVSFYMRKGADVLSKWVGEAERQLKLLFEEAQKNQPSIIFFDEIDGLAPVRSSKQEQIHNSIVSTLLALMDGLDSRGQVVLIGATNRIDAIDGALRRPGRFDREFYFPLPGYEARAEILDIHTRKWKDPPPKELKMELAASCVGYCGADLKALCTEAAIRAFREKYPQVYTSDDKFVIDVDSVSVEKYHFLEAMSTITPAAHRGSIVHSRPLSTVIAPCLKSHLEKIMEHISDIFPFLSSIDFSKFSALSYGSSIPLVYRPRLLICGGESVGLDHVGPAVLHELEKFSVHSLGLPSLLSDPSAKTPEEALVHIFGEAKRTTPSILYIPQFHLWWDTAHEQLRAVLLTLLNELPSNLPVLLLGTSSVVFTDLEEECASIFSSRNVYQVDQPSFDDRLRYFSILFESLLSFQMEESRNKSKKQKSAIDLPKAPKEVEGPKVSELKARAEAEQHAVRRMRMCLRDICNRILYNKRFNVFHFPVLEDEVPDYRSIIHKPMDMATVLQRVDSGQYLTRAAFIKDIDLIVSNAKTYNGDDYNGSRIVSRACELRDVVQGMLSQMDPSLVSFCDKIASQGGPLQAVDDEDRAILQAAPVAQLVSGTRISARLRNVQPEVNLSQSYEVLRRQKKSAENEQSMTRDEKSPEDVDLSKPTDAEEAAKEPESNGTTKEANDSPAKEPEVSTSPEPMESDNGKIAAATGDDLLEQLEALKQRFMELTASYGVPQLERLYSKIMKGAIELTSKESNEDHRRLVVRYLWTFVENSNNF
- the LOC541979 gene encoding bromodomain protein 103 isoform X3, with amino-acid sequence MVAMEGKGDASVTPVRTSDRLRQRPKYYARGYMYYNPAMRKKVKSKKRTAASQIAKKLLRKPAARPPPADCVAANLRRSTRKRRISVNLEGYDTDSSSMEDDDLMRPRYRSSKSKGGNNAAHNEVSARPKRQKLSNSIPRREGLRPRRSLRGQRLHPYHESEDDQESSDEQGAEDQRENGNEIEEDVGDEEEVDGGDEAEGDGDDEDGEEEQEGRRRYDLRERSEVRRPSPRKEGKHRPQSPRRVLVHGIGPKNSKYLKKGGSRMHKRPRFSLPDDSDDSLLVDEPDEGPSMPWMRSGRGSMPWLMGGLDMHSPAAWGLSVGASGWGHQGDTSTSLMPGVQTAGPSSKGGADIQPLQVDENVSFKDIGGLSEYIDALKEMVFFPLLYPDFFANYHITPPRGVLLCGPPGTGKTLIARALACAASKAGQKVSFYMRKGADVLSKWVGEAERQLKLLFEEAQKNQPSIIFFDEIDGLAPVRSSKQEQIHNSIVSTLLALMDGLDSRGQVVLIGATNRIDAIDGALRRPGRFDREFYFPLPGYEARAEILDIHTRKWKDPPPKELKMELAASCVGYCGADLKALCTEAAIRAFREKYPQVYTSDDKFVIDVDSVSVEKYHFLEAMSTITPAAHRGSIVHSRPLSTVIAPCLKSHLEKIMEHISDIFPFLSSIDFSKFSALSYGSSIPLVYRPRLLICGGESVGLDHVGPAVLHELEKFSVHSLGLPSLLSDPSAKTPEEALVHIFGEAKRTTPSILYIPQFHLWWDTAHEQLRAVLLTLLNELPSNLPVLLLGTSSVVFTDLEEECASIFSSRNVYQVDQPSFDDRLRYFSILFESLLSFQMEESRNKSKKQKSAIDLPKAPKEVEGPKVSELKARAEAEQHAVRRMRMCLRDICNRILYNKRFNVFHFPVLEDEVPDYRSIIHKPMDMATVLQRVDSGQYLTRAAFIKDIDLIVSNAKVQGMLSQMDPSLVSFCDKIASQGGPLQAVDDEDRAILQAAPVAQLVSGTRISARLRNVQPEVNLSQSYEVLRRQKKSAENEQSMTRDEKSPEDVDLSKPTDAEEAAKEPESNGTTKEANDSPAKEPEVSTSPEPMESDNGKIAAATGDDLLEQLEALKQRFMELTASYGVPQLERLYSKIMKGAIELTSKESNEDHRRLVVRYLWTFVENSNNF